In the Afipia sp. GAS231 genome, GCGTAGCCTCAGCCGGCTCGGTCCTGCTCGCCTTCTTTGTCGCTGTCCGGATCACCTTAAGCCCTATGTTGCCCGATCGCAGCCTCGGCGCCGGGCCGTCTCACAGATACCTGACTCGGTTTGGCGCGCAAAGGTCCTTCCATTGAGGGCTCACCTGATTTACCGAGGCCATGGCCTTGCCCGTCCTCCGGAAACGCGCCGGCTGCATGCCGGCGTCGCCTCAGCGATCTACCCAGCTCACCACCTGCGCGATGTCGGCGCGCGAGGTCTGGAACCCGTTGGCGGGATGGTCGGGATCTTCGTAGCCGAACGAGATTCCGCAAACGATGCGCCGGTCCTCGCCGAGTTCGAGATGCTCGCGCCAGAAGTCCGGATACGCCGCCAGGGCAGCCTGCGCAATCGAGGCTATTCCGACCGAGTGTGCAGCAAGCGCGAAGTTCGCAACGTAGGCGCCGCAATCGATCGCGCCGTAGGTGCCGAGCTTTCGATCCGTACTGACAATGGCGACATGGGGCGCGCCGAAAAACCGGAAATTTTCGAGCCGCTGCAGCTCACCTGCCCGTCGATCTCCCGCGGCAACGCCGACGGATTGATATAATTGCAGCCCGCATTCGCGACGCCGTTCCCTGTACACGCCGTGGTATTCCGAAGGCCAGGGGAAGTCGGGTTGGGTGCGGTTGACCTGCACATATTGCAACAGCGCTTCGCGCAGCCGCTGCGTTGCCTCTGCGCTCGCAATCGCGATCTGCCAGGGTTGGGAGTTGCACCAGGACGCGGTGCGTTGCGCGATCCCGAGGATCGTCTCGATGGTCACGCGGGAAACGCCATAGGGCAAAAAACCCCGGCAGCTGTAGCGTTCCTGCAGCAGATCGGCGAGAACTTCCGAGTATTTCGGATTGTAGTTGCTGTTCAACTGCGCCCTCATGGCTTCGCCGCTCCGAACGCACCGGCGGCTCGCGCGCGCGCTTGTTCGGCGGGTGCCATTCCCAGGATTTTGTCCAGGATGCCTTGGGTATGCTCGCCGACCGCGGGAACGCGTTCGCCCAATTCGGATCGCGTCCCTGACATCCGCCAGGGCGGGTTGATGCCGGTAAACTGACCGGCGCCATCGGAGACCTGCTGAAACAGCCCGCGCTTGATCAGATGGGGATCGGCCAACGTGTCGCCCGGATCGGCATAGGCAGAGCAGGGAACGCCGGCGTGGTCGAGCGCTTGCACGCATTCGGCCACCGAGCGTTCGCGGGTCCAGTCTTCGACGACGTCCATCATCGCCAGCCAATTCCTGCTGCGCGACGGAAGGGTGGCGAACCGTTCGTCATTGCGAAGCGCAGCCAGCCCTGTTGCCTCGCACAGCGCGCTGAAATTGCGCTCGGTGATCGGCGTGATCAGGAGGTCGCCATCCCTTGCCTTGACCGGGGCGTATACCGGACGCGGGGTGGCGACAGGGAACTGAGCTTCCTGCAGCTCGTAGACCAGAAGATTCGACATGCAATCCATCAACGCGACGTCGAT is a window encoding:
- a CDS encoding nitroreductase, with amino-acid sequence MRAQLNSNYNPKYSEVLADLLQERYSCRGFLPYGVSRVTIETILGIAQRTASWCNSQPWQIAIASAEATQRLREALLQYVQVNRTQPDFPWPSEYHGVYRERRRECGLQLYQSVGVAAGDRRAGELQRLENFRFFGAPHVAIVSTDRKLGTYGAIDCGAYVANFALAAHSVGIASIAQAALAAYPDFWREHLELGEDRRIVCGISFGYEDPDHPANGFQTSRADIAQVVSWVDR